Part of the Ctenopharyngodon idella isolate HZGC_01 chromosome 8, HZGC01, whole genome shotgun sequence genome, TgatacaaaatgaaaaacagtgatACAGTACCTCCTCCACCACATGACACTTTGTAGTACAACACTGACAAAAAGCAGCAACATTGTTTAACACAATTAAGGCGCCATCACATGACCCCCACGAAAGTCACTTGTTACAATGtcaggtttttctccagtatggaTTTGTTTCTTTCCTTTCAAGTAGCTTGCTCTGGAATTAGGTTTCCCACGGACATGAAATCTCCGATGCGATCTAAAATTGCAGAGCCATTTAAAACTCTTTCTACACGGAGAGCACACATAGGGTCTTTTGTCTGCATGAATTTTCAGGTGTATCTCTAAGTGTGAaggcaaaataaatgttttattacactGATTACAATTGAATGGCCTTAGTCCAGAGTGAATGCGCAGATGATTTTTGAAATTGCTCATCTTTGCAAACCTCTTGCCACACTCAGAACACTGCGATTTCTCTCCAAAATGAGTTTGCAAATGACTTTTAAGCTGTCTTAGATAAGCAaaactcttctcacactgaacacacatgtAAGGCCTGTCTCCAGTGTGAAGTCTCATGTGAGCCGTAAGGTTTCCTTTAAGTGCGAAACTTTTTCCACAAGGGCAGGAGAAAGGcctttctccagtgtgaattcgcATGTGAATTTGAAGTTTTGATTTGCTTTCGCAGATCCTTCCACAGTGATGGCAGGTAAAAGGCTTCTCATTGGTGTGCACACTTCTCATGTGACCATTAAGAAGTCCTTTATATCTGAAACCCATACCACACAGATGGCAGCtgaaaggcttttctccagtgtgaagtttcatGTGATAATTAAGCAGTCCTTTATgtatgaaactctttccacactgagggcaggagaaaggcttttctccagtgtgaatttgtATGTGAATCTTAAGGTTTGATTTGCTTTCACAAATCCTTCCACAGTAATGGCACACGAAAGGCTTCTCATCTGTGTGAATGTATCTCATGTGACGACTAAGTTGTCCTTCAAgaatgaaactctttccacactgagggcaggtgaaaggcctctctccagtgtgaagtcTCATGTGGTAGTTAAGGGATGTTTCGTGTTTTAAACACTTTCCACATTGATGGCACTTGAAAGGCTTCTCCTCAGTGTGACATCTCATGTGTGCCTTAAGgttgttacttatttgaaaccCCTTTCCACATTGGTGGCATTTGAAGGGCTTCTCTCCAGAGTGAATTATTACATGCCTGTTAAGGCGTGTTATGtctttgaaactctttccacattgatgGCATATAAAATGGTTCTCTCTTgagtgaattctcatgtgtaaATTAAGGGTTACTTTATgtatgaaactctttccacactgattaCATGTGTAAGGcctttctccagtgtgaatcctcATGTGATCTCTTAAGGTCTTGCTTCGTATGTAACTTTTTCCGCACTGATTACATGTGTAAGGcctttctccagtgtgaatcctcATGTGATCCCTTAAGGTCTTGCTTCGTGtgtaactctttccacactgatcacatgtgtaaggtttctctccagtgtgaactctcatgtggttTTTAAGGCTTCCTTTTGTAGTGAAAATGTtcccacactgttggcaggtgaaagggcACTGTCCAGTGTGATTTGCCTCATGTTTTTTAAGGCTTTTTTCATAAGTGAAATTCCTGCCACACTGAGGGCAGATGTAACACTTTTTAGAACCTGTCTTCCGAGCTCTTTTTTGTGAGGACTCCTGTTCAGTCTGTGAGCAAAGTGTTTCTCTATGATGATCTTCCTCCTGCATTTCATTCAGTTCTTGACTCTCCACTTTCATCACCACCAGGTCTAGGttgaaataaaagaataatacaGGTTAACCCAGTTTAATGGCACAAAGTAACATcaaactgttatttttattctttgtgCTAAAGGTTAATTCTAACATGTAGTGACGGAGACagatcacacacacaattattgttatatttaactAATATTCAACAATACCTCTCACCCAAGAAGCAAACCATGAGGTAGAGTTCTAAGGCACTGCCCCTGAAGACCAACTAATGCCCAAAAGTGTACTTCgttttttttatctaatgcGTAGCCTTTCAAAGGATACATTCACACGAccagtttttgggattgacaactgcatttacttacaggtttGAGTGACGAAATGTCCTGACCAAACaagcaacttacagtagcgtcTCGAATAGGGCtgcataatatattgtattagtATCAATATTGCGATGTGCGCATAGTCACATCGTAAGATAAGCGATATCAAGTATAGGGATTGCAGTTGATCCGTA contains:
- the LOC127517239 gene encoding gastrula zinc finger protein XlCGF57.1-like — its product is MAFIKEETEDISISEQFSLKNEDAEDHTDLVVMKVESQELNEMQEEDHHRETLCSQTEQESSQKRARKTGSKKCYICPQCGRNFTYEKSLKKHEANHTGQCPFTCQQCGNIFTTKGSLKNHMRVHTGEKPYTCDQCGKSYTRSKTLRDHMRIHTGERPYTCNQCGKSYIRSKTLRDHMRIHTGERPYTCNQCGKSFIHKVTLNLHMRIHSRENHFICHQCGKSFKDITRLNRHVIIHSGEKPFKCHQCGKGFQISNNLKAHMRCHTEEKPFKCHQCGKCLKHETSLNYHMRLHTGERPFTCPQCGKSFILEGQLSRHMRYIHTDEKPFVCHYCGRICESKSNLKIHIQIHTGEKPFSCPQCGKSFIHKGLLNYHMKLHTGEKPFSCHLCGMGFRYKGLLNGHMRSVHTNEKPFTCHHCGRICESKSKLQIHMRIHTGERPFSCPCGKSFALKGNLTAHMRLHTGDRPYMCVQCEKSFAYLRQLKSHLQTHFGEKSQCSECGKRFAKMSNFKNHLRIHSGLRPFNCNQCNKTFILPSHLEIHLKIHADKRPYVCSPCRKSFKWLCNFRSHRRFHVRGKPNSRASYLKGKKQIHTGEKPDIVTSDFRGGHVMAP